A single genomic interval of Helianthus annuus cultivar XRQ/B chromosome 6, HanXRQr2.0-SUNRISE, whole genome shotgun sequence harbors:
- the LOC110865034 gene encoding abscisic acid 8'-hydroxylase CYP707A2: protein MEFLTIILSSFLLLCTLFLFTSAIHRGRKTLPLPPGTLGWPYIGETFQLYSQNPNVFFAAKVKKYGSIFKTHVLGCRCVMISSPAAAKVVLVTKAHLFKPTFPASKERMLGKQAIFFHQGDYHLKLRRLVLHAFTPESVKGIVPDIESIAVDSLRSWENRLINTFQEMKTFTFNVALLSIFGKDEVLYREDLKRCYYILEKGYNSMPINLPGTLFHKSMKARKELAQILAKILALRRETAKEHNDLLGSFMEEKEGLTDEQIADNIIGVIFAARDTTASVMTWIIKYLAENPTVLQAVTEEQEGIMKEKDDKGLTWVDTRKMPITSRVIQETLRVASILSFTFREAVEDVEFEGYLIPKGWKVLPLFRNIHHSPENFTDPEKFDPSRFEVAPKPNTFMPFGNGVHSCPGNELAKLEILVLMHHMTTKYRWSMIGPQNEIHYAPFALPQNGLPIRLYPKN, encoded by the exons atggagttccTCACCATCATTCTTTCTTCCTTCCTTCTTCTTTGCACTCTTTTTCTCTTCACCTCCGCCATCCACCGCGGCCGAAAAACCCTCCCCCTTCCTCCCGGCACCCTCGGCTGGCCGTATATCGGTGAAACGTTCCAACTTTACTCTCAAAACCCAAATGTCTTCTTTGCCGCCAAAGTCAAAAA GTATGGTTCGATCTTTAAAACACATGTATTGGGTTGCCGGTGTGTTATGATATCGAGCCCGGCTGCGGCTAAGGTTGTGCTTGTAACAAAAGCTCATTTATTTAAGCCCACATTTCCTGCTAGCAAAGAAAGAATGTTGGGAAAACAGGCAATTTTCTTCCACCAGGGTGATTACCATCTCAAATTACGACGGCTTGTTCTCCACGCATTCACCCCAGAATCCGTTAAAGGTATTGTACCGGATATCGAATCTATTGCTGTCGATTCTCTTCGGTCGTGGGAAAACCGTCTCATCAACACTTTTCAAGAGATGAAAACT TTTACATTCAATGTGGCATTGCTTTCCATATTTGGAAAGGATGAGGTGCTCTACCGAGAAGATCTCAAGAGGTGTTACTACATTCTCGAAAAAGGTTACAATTCGATGCCAATTAACCTCCCTGGAACGCTTTTCCACAAATCGATGAAGGCGAGGAAAGAGTTAGCTCAGATCCTGGCCAAGATTCTTGCTCTACGAAGAGAAACCGCTAAAGAACACAACGATTTGTTGGGTTCGTTCATGGAAGAGAAAGAAGGACTCACCGACGAACAAATCGCCGACAACATCATCGGTGTCATATTCGCTGCCCGCGACACAACCGCGAGTGTCATGACATGGATCATCAAATATTTGGCTGAAAATCCAACCGTTTTACAAGCTGTCACC GAAGAGCAAGAGGGGATAATGAAAGAGAAAGATGACAAGGGTTTGACTTGGGTAGATACAAGGAAGATGCCTATAACTTCAAGAGTCATCCAAGAAACATTAAGAGTTGCTTCAATCTTATCTTTTACATTTAGAGAGGCTGTTGAAGATGTTGAATTTGaag GGTATTTAATTCCCAAAGGCTGGAAGGTATTGCCACTCTTTAGAAACATTCACCATAGTCCGGAAAATTTTACTGACCCGGAAAAGTTCGACCCGtcaagatttgag GTGGCACCAAAGCCCAATACATTTATGCCATTTGGAAATGGGGTCCACTCATGTCCAGGGAATGAGCTAGCAAAGCTGGAGATATTAGTACTCATGCATCACATGACCACAAAGTACAG ATGGTCAATGATAGGCCCTCAGAATGAAATTCATTATGCGCCATTTGCGCTTCCTCAAAATGGTTTGCCGATAAGACTTTATCCCAAAAATTAG